A window of the Pangasianodon hypophthalmus isolate fPanHyp1 chromosome 12, fPanHyp1.pri, whole genome shotgun sequence genome harbors these coding sequences:
- the LOC113527156 gene encoding cytochrome b-245 chaperone 1 homolog: MVYMVIEKHTSDLLHLKRSPGIRSWSLFVGIVSVGLAAAYYSSDSVLWKLFYITGCIFVALQNMEEWEEVTFDKKNGVIELKTFSLYAVILTLWKKGQEKVLLDLRHLRDISVQEEKVRYLGTGYVLVLRMATGFSHPLTQNATLSGRSDVEALSTLLKRFLELEALQQNLTQEDEDEECDEEDDDFEQLGMEGDDESSDSSDQNEHPAQ; this comes from the exons ATGGTGTACATGGTGATTGAGAAGCACACATCTGATCTTCTCCATCTGAAAAGATCACCAGGGATCAGATCTTGGTCTCTGTTTGTTG GGATTGTGTCAGTTGGCCTGGCAGCAGCATATTACAGTTCAG ACAGCGTGTTGTGGAAACTGTTTTACATAACAGGCTGCATATTTGTTGCCTTACAAAACATGGAGGAGTGGGAA GAGGTAACATTTGACAAAAAGAATGGTGTGATTGAACTGAAAACCTTCAGTCTGTATGCAGTGATACTCACACTGTGGAAAAAAGGACAAGAAAAAG TGTTGCTGGATTTGCGGCACTTGCGTGATATAAGTGTTCAAGAGGAGAAGGTGCGCTACCTGGGGACGGGTTATGTACTGGTGCTTCGGATGGCCACTGGATTCTCGCATCCTCTCACTCAGAACGCTACTCTCAGTGGACGCAG tgatgtGGAGGCACTTTCTACACTTCTGAAGCGCTTCTTGGAACTTGAGGCTTTGCAGCAAAATCTGACTCAggaagatgaggatgaggaatGCGATGAAGAAGACGATGACTTCGAGCAGCTGGGGATGGAGGGGGACGACGAGAGCAGCGATTCAAGCGATCAGAATGAACATCCAGCTCAGTGA
- the ddit4 gene encoding DNA damage-inducible transcript 4 protein, translating into MQKIQSEGVWADGAPQRLSWSGLVQNLSSSNSIDSDSEHSGTDDGSDTGSVSLPDLSALDADMFYDPTEESLCKEVVQQIALSLIEAKGCTLHCSKLLIPNKLLEHIGSELVQLAASEPCGLRGALIDLCVQQGETFDSVGQIAADPCLVPTFQLTLVLRPESGGIWPKIQGLFTAKSSSMPLRGALKLSTGFRVIKRKLYSSEELLIEEC; encoded by the exons ATGCAGAAGATACAGAGTGAAGGGGTTTGGGCTGATGGAGCTCCACAGCGGCTGTCCTGGAGCGGCCTGGTGCAGAACCTCAGCAGCAGTAACAGCATAGACTCTGACTCCGAACACAGTGGTACAGACGATGGCTCAGATACTG GTTCTGTATCTCTTCCCGACTTGTCCGCTCTGGACGCTGACATGTTCTATGACCCAACAGAGGAGAGCCTGTGTAAAGAAGTTGTCCAACAGATTGCTCTTAGCCTGATTGAAGCGAAAGGTTGCACGTTGCACTGCTCCAAACTTCTCATCCCCAACAAGCTGCTGGAGCACATAGGGAGCGAGCTGGTGCAGCTGGCCGCGAGCGAGCCGTGCGGCCTCCGGGGGGCGCTCATCGATCTGTGTGTGCAGCAGGGAGAGACCTTTGACAGCGTAGGCCAGATTGCTGCTGACCCCTGCCTGGTACCCACCTTTCAGCTCACACTCGTCCTCAGGCCCGAGTCAGGAGGCATCTGGCCGAAGATCCAGGGCTTGTTTACTGCCAAATCCTCATCAATGCCTCTGAGAGGTGCCCTGAAACTCAGCACTGGCTTCAGAGTGATCAAAAGGAAACTCTACAGCTCCGAAGAGCTGCTTATTGAAGAGTGTTGA
- the dnajb12b gene encoding dnaJ homolog subfamily B member 12b, with translation MEVNKDEAERCIDIAVKAIKKKEVDKAKRFLEKAQRLFPTDKAHALLESLQQNGHASTHSGSAGDSEGPEENQSSANNHSAAEETRSESAKAYTTEQADAVKRIKQCKNYYEILGVQKDASDDDLKKAYRKLALKFHPDKNHAPGATEAFKAIGNAYAVLSNPEKRRHYDQYGEVRSCAGRRRHSERDFQPDISPEDLFNMFFGGGFPSSNVHMYSNGRMHFSQQRGARREERGGGLALFVQLMPILILVIVSTLSQMMVADPPYSLNYRPSVGHTQKRLTETLRVPYYVSERFSQEYSGVNLRQVERSVEDDYISTLRNNCWKEKQHKEGLLYRARYFGDSDLYQRAQRMSTPSCSRLAEVQTYVH, from the exons ATGGAGGTGAATAAGGACGAAGCTGAACGGTGCATCGATATTGCAGTCAAAGcaataaagaagaaagaagttGACAAAGCGAAACGGTTTTTAGAAAAAGCACAGAGACTGTTTCCGACGGACAAGGCACACG CATTGTTGGAGTCTCTGCAGCAGAATGGACATGCATCCACTCACAGCGGTTCTGCAGGAGACAGCGAGGGTCCCGAGGAAAACCAGTCCAGTGCTAATAACCACAGTGCTGCAGAGGAGACGAGATCCGAATCAGCCAAAGCATACACTACAGAACAAGCAGATGCTGTGAAAAG aataaaacaatgtaaaaactACTATGAGATTCTCGGGGTGCAGAAAGATGCATCAGATGATGACCTTAAAAAGGCGTATAGGAAACTGGCGCTGAAGTTTCACCCGGATAAGAACCATGCACCTGGTGCTACAGAAGCTTTTAAAG CTATTGGGAACGCGTACGCCGTGTTGTCCAACCCGGAGAAGAGGCGTCACTATGATCAGTATGGCGAGGTGAGAAGCTGCGCTGGCAGACGAAGACACTCCGAGCGAGACTTCCAGCCTGATATCTCCCCAGAGGATCTGTTTAACATGTTCTTCGGAGGAGGATTTCCCTCta gtaatgttcacatgtACAGCAACGGGCGAATGCACTTCAGCCAACAGCGTGGTGCAAGAAGGGAAGAGAGAGGT GGTGGCTTGGCTCTCTTTGTCCAGCTCATGCCCATCCTCATCCTTGTTATTGTGTCCACGCTCAGCCAGATGATGGTGGCTGACCCCCCCTACAGCCTCAACTACAGACC TTCTGTAGGTCACACACAGAAGCGGCTGACGGAGACCCTGCGTGTGCCGTACTACGTGAGCGAGCGCTTCAGTCAGGAGTACAGCGGCGTGAATCTGAGGCAGGTGGAGCGCAGCGTAGAGGACGACTACATCTCCACCCTCCGCAACAACTGCTGGAAGGAGAAACAACACA AGGAGGGTTTGCTGTATCGTGCACGCTATTTTGGTGACAGTGACCTATATCAGAGAGCTCAGAGAATGAGCACACCCAGCTGCTCCAGACTGGCCGAGGTTCAGACTTACGTCCACTGA